In one window of Methanolobus mangrovi DNA:
- a CDS encoding bactofilin family protein, with the protein MKIQFRILLKLLIVVFVLSYPASAFTTIESGDTIVIDDVIDDDVYIAGNNIIIKGTINGDLIVAGGMVDIQGNITQDLIVAAGDVTITGNVGDDVRAAAGTLTITGYVHDDLISFTGDTKISDTGAVGGDFTSASGQLNLLGDIGGNITGSGGEVTLGGTVGGSVDLTTGQLVVLPDAYITGNLKYRSPESADVPAETVGKETDFLQEKYDDKKNDSFSIILWFIGYLALVLIGLLGMAIWPKQIQNIASKTPEAPGKAFLTGLGIFVASFVLVFLLFVTLIGIPLGMLLMGLIFAALYIARIFTALWLGKYLFMKVGKESKPWTKMALGIFVLLLVGEIPIIGALAYMAATCIPVGNMYYAARE; encoded by the coding sequence ATGAAAATCCAGTTTCGTATTTTGTTAAAATTGCTTATTGTTGTCTTTGTACTTAGCTATCCTGCATCAGCTTTTACCACCATTGAAAGTGGGGATACAATAGTCATAGACGATGTTATAGATGATGATGTTTACATCGCCGGTAACAATATAATTATCAAAGGGACTATTAACGGGGATTTGATCGTTGCCGGTGGTATGGTGGACATTCAGGGAAATATCACACAGGACCTTATAGTAGCTGCCGGGGATGTTACCATAACAGGTAACGTAGGTGATGATGTAAGAGCTGCAGCCGGGACGTTAACAATTACCGGATATGTACATGATGACCTTATCTCATTTACAGGTGATACTAAAATATCCGATACCGGAGCCGTTGGTGGTGACTTCACATCTGCATCAGGCCAGTTGAACTTACTTGGAGATATAGGTGGAAACATCACAGGATCTGGTGGTGAAGTCACACTTGGTGGCACTGTGGGTGGAAGTGTAGACCTGACCACAGGACAGCTTGTGGTACTGCCGGATGCATACATTACTGGCAATCTCAAATACCGAAGTCCTGAAAGTGCAGATGTTCCAGCCGAAACAGTAGGAAAAGAGACCGACTTCCTGCAGGAGAAATATGATGACAAGAAGAATGATTCATTTTCTATAATTTTATGGTTCATAGGATATCTTGCACTTGTGCTGATAGGCCTTCTGGGAATGGCAATCTGGCCAAAGCAGATACAAAATATAGCTTCGAAGACCCCGGAAGCACCTGGGAAAGCTTTCCTCACCGGTCTTGGAATATTTGTAGCATCCTTTGTACTCGTATTCCTGCTATTTGTCACCCTGATAGGTATCCCTCTGGGGATGCTACTCATGGGTTTGATATTTGCAGCTCTCTATATCGCAAGGATATTCACAGCTCTCTGGCTTGGAAAATATTTGTTCATGAAAGTCGGGAAAGAATCCAAACCCTGGACAAAGATGGCACTTGGTATCTTTGTCCTGCTTCTTGTGGGTGAAATACCCATCATAGGAGCACTGGCCTATATGGCTGCCACTTGCATACCTGTTGGAAATATGTACTACGCAGCAAGAGAGTAA
- the metX gene encoding homoserine O-acetyltransferase MetX gives MKKENIGIVETQVFNLPHELELENGEKLRDVQLAYETYGKLNPEKSNAILICHALTGDAHAAGLHKGDSKSGWWDIMIGPGKTIDTDRYFVICSNVLGGCKGSTGPSSINPETGKQYGADFPFITVADMVKAQKELVDHFGIQKLFAVIGGSMGGVQVLQWSVTYPDYVTKAIAIATTARSSPQQIAFNEVARIAILSDPKWNNGDYYSGSAPTHGLALARMIGHITYLSDASMHQKFGRKLQNKEQYDYNLGFDFEVESYLHYQGQSFTKRFDANSYLYITKALDYFDLSRKESLIEGMKTAKAKFLIVAVSSDWLYPPYQSREIVSALSANELDVTYREIESNYGHDAFLLESGQLGYLIGNFLSHTIVSDVMRNDIVSIRQGISIEETARVMFEKGITHLPVVTENDELTGIVTSWDISKAVALKCKTLDGIMTKDVLTVKGNEDIETAAKKMEQNNISALPVVDDDNKIIGIIGSEEINRLIGGYR, from the coding sequence ATGAAAAAAGAAAACATAGGCATTGTTGAAACTCAGGTTTTCAACCTGCCTCACGAACTTGAACTGGAAAACGGTGAAAAGCTCCGGGATGTGCAGCTTGCCTATGAAACCTACGGAAAGCTGAACCCTGAAAAAAGTAATGCAATTCTCATCTGCCATGCACTCACGGGAGATGCACATGCAGCAGGATTGCATAAAGGGGATAGCAAATCCGGATGGTGGGACATAATGATCGGGCCGGGTAAGACCATTGATACCGACCGGTACTTCGTTATTTGTTCCAATGTACTTGGAGGATGTAAGGGCTCTACAGGCCCTTCTTCCATAAATCCTGAAACTGGAAAACAGTACGGTGCTGATTTTCCGTTCATCACCGTTGCCGACATGGTAAAAGCACAGAAAGAGCTTGTGGACCATTTTGGGATACAAAAACTCTTTGCAGTTATCGGCGGCTCAATGGGAGGAGTACAGGTACTCCAGTGGTCAGTCACATATCCGGACTATGTGACAAAAGCAATAGCTATTGCAACCACAGCCCGTTCATCACCTCAACAGATAGCATTCAATGAGGTCGCCAGAATAGCAATATTATCCGACCCCAAATGGAATAATGGGGATTATTACTCTGGATCTGCACCTACGCATGGACTGGCACTTGCAAGAATGATAGGGCACATAACATACCTGAGCGACGCTTCAATGCACCAGAAATTCGGACGGAAACTGCAGAACAAAGAACAATATGATTACAACCTTGGTTTTGATTTTGAGGTTGAGAGTTACCTGCATTATCAGGGCCAGTCATTCACAAAACGCTTTGATGCAAATTCCTATCTCTATATAACCAAGGCACTTGATTACTTCGACCTTTCCAGAAAAGAGTCACTAATAGAAGGAATGAAGACTGCAAAAGCAAAGTTCCTCATAGTTGCTGTCAGTTCTGACTGGCTGTATCCACCTTACCAGTCCAGAGAGATCGTATCCGCATTAAGTGCAAATGAGCTGGATGTAACTTACAGGGAGATAGAATCCAATTACGGACATGATGCATTCCTGCTGGAATCCGGCCAGTTAGGTTATCTGATAGGCAATTTCCTTTCACATACAATTGTTTCCGATGTGATGAGAAATGATATCGTATCGATCAGGCAGGGTATCAGCATAGAGGAAACAGCCAGGGTAATGTTTGAAAAAGGAATAACACATCTGCCGGTAGTCACAGAGAATGATGAACTGACAGGAATTGTTACCTCCTGGGATATTTCCAAGGCAGTTGCACTTAAGTGCAAAACCCTTGATGGAATAATGACAAAGGATGTCCTCACAGTAAAAGGAAACGAGGACATTGAAACTGCTGCTAAGAAAATGGAACAGAACAATATTTCTGCCCTTCCCGTTGTCGATGATGATAATAAGATAATAGGCATCATCGGCAGCGAGGAGATCAACCGCCTGATAGGCGGCTACAGGTAA
- the gyrB gene encoding DNA topoisomerase (ATP-hydrolyzing) subunit B, whose product MSEKQAYDASNIQVLEGLEAVRKRPSMYIGSIDSRGLHHLVYEVVDNSIDEALAGYCTQIDVAINHDGTITVQDNGRGIPVGTHPKYKKSALEVVMTVLHAGGKFDKDTYKVSGGLHGVGVSVVNALSEWMEVEVQRDGKVYYQRYQRGAPVDDVLEIGEADGTGTKSTFMPDSKIFETTKFAYDTLVTRLRELAFLNRGIKISIADNRTEEPVAEVFEYEGGIVSFVKHLNVNRTVLHDSPIYFERTKDDTIVEISMQYTDNYAEYVYSFVNNINTHEGGTHLVGFKAALTRVANDYIKKNNLAKGDLKLSGEDIREGLTAIISVKLTEPQFEGQTKTKLGNSDVKGIVESMVSEGLSEFMEENPKVATAILQKALDAQRAREAAKKARELTRRKSALEVGTLPGKLADCSEKDPSLSELYLVEGDSAGGSAKQGRDRKYQAILPLRGKILNVEKSRLTKILKNNEIISFITAMGTSIGDEYDIEKARYHKVIIMTDADVDGAHIRTLILTLFFRYMKPMIDAGYVYIAQPPLYRVKKGKGDYYVYSDRELAAKLEEIGDKNVTLQRYKGLGEMNPEQLWETTMNPETRTLLQVTMEDAVAADEIFTVLMGDDVAPRKHFITTHAKDVANLDV is encoded by the coding sequence ATGAGTGAAAAACAGGCTTATGATGCAAGCAATATCCAGGTACTCGAGGGACTTGAAGCTGTTCGCAAACGACCGAGCATGTACATCGGAAGTATTGATAGCAGGGGCCTTCACCATCTTGTGTATGAAGTAGTTGACAACAGTATTGATGAGGCTCTGGCCGGATACTGTACACAGATAGACGTAGCGATAAACCATGACGGAACTATCACCGTTCAGGATAATGGAAGAGGAATTCCGGTAGGAACCCACCCCAAGTACAAAAAATCAGCACTTGAAGTCGTTATGACCGTTCTCCATGCAGGCGGTAAATTTGATAAGGATACTTATAAAGTATCAGGCGGTCTTCATGGAGTTGGTGTATCTGTTGTAAATGCACTCTCTGAATGGATGGAAGTTGAGGTTCAGCGTGATGGAAAGGTATATTACCAGCGTTATCAGCGTGGAGCACCAGTGGATGACGTGCTTGAGATAGGTGAGGCTGATGGCACAGGAACAAAATCTACTTTCATGCCGGATTCAAAGATATTTGAGACCACTAAATTTGCATATGATACTCTGGTTACAAGACTTCGTGAACTTGCATTCCTCAACAGAGGCATAAAGATCAGCATAGCAGACAATAGAACTGAGGAACCTGTTGCAGAAGTTTTTGAATACGAAGGCGGTATTGTCTCTTTCGTAAAACACCTTAATGTCAACAGGACTGTCCTGCATGATTCCCCCATATACTTTGAGCGGACAAAGGACGATACCATTGTTGAGATATCAATGCAGTATACGGACAACTATGCTGAATATGTTTACTCTTTTGTCAATAACATAAATACTCATGAAGGCGGTACGCACCTTGTAGGTTTTAAGGCGGCACTTACCAGGGTTGCTAACGATTATATCAAAAAGAACAATCTTGCCAAGGGTGACCTAAAACTCTCTGGTGAGGATATCCGTGAAGGACTCACTGCCATTATAAGTGTCAAACTGACAGAACCACAATTTGAAGGACAGACCAAGACCAAACTTGGTAATAGTGACGTAAAAGGAATTGTGGAATCCATGGTTTCTGAAGGACTTTCTGAATTCATGGAAGAAAACCCCAAGGTTGCCACCGCTATCCTGCAAAAAGCACTGGATGCACAACGCGCAAGGGAAGCTGCAAAGAAAGCAAGGGAACTCACAAGAAGAAAGAGCGCACTTGAAGTAGGCACACTCCCAGGAAAACTTGCAGATTGTTCAGAGAAGGACCCATCACTCAGTGAACTATATCTTGTGGAAGGAGACTCTGCAGGAGGTTCAGCTAAACAGGGAAGGGACCGAAAATACCAGGCCATTCTGCCTCTCAGGGGTAAGATCCTCAACGTTGAAAAATCCCGTCTGACAAAGATCCTCAAGAACAATGAGATCATTTCATTTATCACAGCCATGGGAACAAGCATTGGTGACGAATATGATATTGAGAAGGCACGTTACCACAAAGTTATCATTATGACTGATGCGGATGTTGATGGAGCACACATCAGGACACTTATACTTACACTATTCTTCAGGTACATGAAACCCATGATAGATGCCGGTTATGTGTATATAGCACAGCCTCCGCTCTATCGTGTGAAGAAAGGCAAGGGAGATTATTATGTCTACTCTGACCGCGAACTTGCTGCAAAGCTGGAAGAGATTGGTGACAAGAACGTAACTCTCCAGCGATACAAGGGTCTTGGAGAAATGAACCCTGAACAGCTATGGGAAACAACAATGAACCCTGAGACAAGGACACTACTGCAGGTCACAATGGAAGATGCGGTTGCTGCAGATGAGATATTCACAGTCCTGATGGGAGATGATGTGGCCCCACGTAAGCATTTTATCACGACACATGCAAAAGATGTCGCTAACCTGGATGTATGA
- a CDS encoding O-acetylhomoserine aminocarboxypropyltransferase/cysteine synthase family protein has protein sequence MDKKKFGFNTLALHAGQEPDPVTGSRAVPIYQTASYTFKDAEHAANLFGLKEFGNIYTRLMNPTTDVLEKRVAAIEGGTGALAVSSGMSAITLATLGVTGLGDEIVAADNLYGGTYQLFNNTFPGLGRKVHFVDSTKPEEFKKAITPKTKAIYTEIIGNPKLDVPNLEEISKIAHDAGIPLIVDNTVGIGITKPIDFGADIVVLSATKFLGGHGTSIGGVIVDSGNFNWGNGKFPGLTEPDPGYHGLKYWETFGDFPELGNIAFIIKMRVHLLRDLGPALSPFNSFLFLQGLETLPLRVERHSSNALKVAEFLNEHPDVEWVNYPGLKDHPSHELATKYLNGKYGAILGFGIKGGLEAGKKFIDSVELLSHLANIGDAKTLVIHPASTTHQQLTFEERKSTGVTDDFIRMSVGLEDVEDIIADISQALERSQKL, from the coding sequence ATGGACAAGAAGAAATTTGGATTTAACACACTGGCCTTGCATGCAGGGCAGGAACCTGACCCTGTAACAGGATCACGTGCAGTACCAATCTACCAGACAGCATCATATACATTCAAGGATGCAGAACATGCAGCAAATCTTTTCGGACTGAAAGAGTTCGGGAACATTTACACAAGACTCATGAACCCTACTACCGATGTTCTTGAGAAAAGAGTAGCTGCAATTGAAGGTGGCACTGGTGCACTTGCTGTTTCTTCCGGAATGTCCGCTATCACTCTTGCAACACTCGGTGTCACAGGCCTTGGAGATGAGATCGTTGCAGCCGATAACCTTTATGGAGGAACATACCAGTTATTCAATAATACATTCCCGGGACTGGGAAGAAAAGTGCACTTTGTTGACTCTACAAAACCTGAAGAGTTCAAAAAAGCCATCACTCCAAAAACAAAAGCTATCTATACAGAGATAATCGGAAACCCGAAGCTTGACGTACCCAACCTTGAAGAGATCTCAAAAATTGCACATGATGCAGGCATACCACTCATAGTTGACAACACCGTAGGTATAGGCATTACCAAACCCATCGACTTTGGGGCTGATATCGTTGTACTCTCAGCAACCAAGTTCCTTGGAGGACATGGTACCTCAATTGGCGGAGTTATCGTAGATTCCGGTAATTTCAACTGGGGCAACGGGAAATTCCCAGGATTAACAGAACCTGATCCAGGTTACCATGGCCTGAAATACTGGGAAACATTTGGTGATTTCCCCGAACTTGGAAACATTGCTTTCATAATCAAAATGAGGGTTCACCTCCTACGTGACCTCGGACCTGCACTGAGTCCGTTCAATTCATTCCTCTTCCTTCAGGGACTGGAAACACTACCATTGAGGGTTGAGAGGCACAGTAGCAACGCACTGAAAGTAGCAGAATTCCTTAATGAGCATCCTGATGTCGAATGGGTGAACTATCCGGGACTTAAGGACCATCCAAGCCATGAACTGGCCACAAAATATCTGAATGGTAAATACGGGGCAATCCTTGGTTTTGGAATAAAAGGCGGTTTGGAAGCCGGAAAGAAATTCATTGACAGTGTAGAGCTGCTCTCACACCTGGCAAACATAGGTGACGCAAAGACCCTTGTAATCCATCCGGCTTCAACCACACACCAGCAACTGACTTTCGAAGAGAGAAAATCCACAGGTGTAACCGATGATTTCATCAGAATGTCTGTCGGGCTTGAAGATGTTGAAGATATTATAGCAGACATAAGCCAGGCACTGGAAAGGTCGCAAAAACTATGA
- a CDS encoding HTH domain-containing protein yields MVDFACKEFEIEAVIKCGLNLTKAELQILKYFLQYGQDWLTTESIAEELELNLSTVQRSVKKLYERKILIRSQNNMDGGGYFFVYKIRSKKDIHELIMEIVNSWVKRVDSELQSWADENQ; encoded by the coding sequence ATGGTTGACTTTGCCTGTAAAGAGTTTGAAATCGAAGCTGTCATCAAATGTGGTCTGAACCTTACAAAAGCCGAACTCCAGATATTGAAATATTTCCTGCAATACGGGCAGGACTGGCTTACAACAGAAAGCATAGCCGAAGAGCTGGAGCTTAACCTTTCAACGGTTCAGAGAAGTGTAAAGAAACTCTATGAAAGGAAGATACTCATTCGCTCCCAGAACAACATGGATGGTGGTGGATATTTCTTTGTCTATAAAATACGCAGCAAGAAGGATATCCACGAACTTATCATGGAGATCGTTAACAGCTGGGTAAAACGTGTTGACAGCGAACTCCAGTCATGGGCAGATGAAAACCAGTGA
- a CDS encoding GTP-binding protein encodes MKVSIIGGATGSGKTTMILDLAKYLNSMGEKIGVIVQETGEADYDEKTLSELGIKTKEVNSVCIPCSLDTDIRSNLLTLQEEFNPDTVFIETEETVLPHKLKADVERMALPETELLPSILIINSADFETKADQLIEYARKQVEGAEIICINMIELDTKEHISNVRKLVQELNSTAKVLESPKVREVAFLKMLIV; translated from the coding sequence ATGAAAGTAAGCATCATAGGCGGAGCAACGGGCAGTGGTAAAACAACAATGATTCTTGACCTTGCAAAATACCTTAACTCAATGGGAGAGAAAATAGGTGTTATCGTTCAGGAAACCGGGGAGGCAGACTATGATGAAAAGACACTTTCAGAACTGGGAATTAAGACAAAGGAAGTCAACAGCGTGTGTATACCATGCTCTCTTGACACAGATATCAGAAGCAACTTATTGACCCTTCAGGAAGAATTCAATCCTGATACGGTTTTCATTGAAACCGAGGAAACCGTACTTCCCCATAAGCTGAAAGCAGATGTTGAAAGAATGGCACTTCCTGAAACCGAATTGCTCCCGAGTATACTAATTATCAATTCAGCTGATTTCGAAACAAAAGCAGACCAGCTTATAGAGTATGCAAGAAAGCAGGTAGAAGGTGCAGAGATAATATGCATCAATATGATAGAACTTGATACAAAGGAACACATTTCTAACGTCAGAAAGCTTGTACAGGAACTGAATTCAACTGCAAAGGTACTTGAAAGTCCAAAGGTCAGGGAAGTTGCATTCCTGAAAATGCTTATTGTTTGA
- a CDS encoding 4Fe-4S binding protein yields the protein MLKITPHLGILVIIVSIAGLWFPLLGYFLMLVFATLLVTSYFRGRWFCGNLCPRGSFNDFWVGKITRNKKIPAILRSYWIRIPLFLLMMGFMGYRLLSTQGLINQIGMVFVIMCLVTTTIALVTGASISPRTWCTFCPMGTVQNIIGGSKYQLKVDDSKCINCNKCEKSCPMQLEVHNNSKKPDCIKCGRCITACPTKALAFEA from the coding sequence GTGCTAAAAATTACTCCACATCTTGGAATACTTGTCATTATCGTATCAATTGCAGGACTCTGGTTCCCGCTGCTTGGATATTTCCTGATGCTTGTATTCGCAACACTGCTTGTCACAAGTTACTTCAGGGGAAGATGGTTCTGTGGGAATCTCTGTCCCAGAGGAAGTTTCAATGACTTCTGGGTTGGCAAAATAACACGCAATAAAAAGATCCCTGCAATTCTCAGAAGCTACTGGATCAGAATCCCATTGTTCCTCCTGATGATGGGATTCATGGGTTACAGGCTGCTCAGCACACAGGGACTTATCAACCAGATAGGCATGGTTTTCGTAATCATGTGCCTTGTAACAACAACTATCGCACTGGTCACAGGAGCAAGCATCAGTCCACGTACATGGTGCACATTCTGCCCAATGGGAACTGTCCAGAATATCATCGGCGGAAGCAAGTACCAGCTGAAGGTCGATGATTCAAAGTGCATCAACTGTAACAAGTGCGAAAAGAGCTGTCCAATGCAGCTTGAAGTTCACAACAACAGCAAGAAACCGGACTGTATCAAGTGCGGAAGATGCATAACTGCATGTCCAACAAAGGCACTGGCATTCGAAGCCTGA
- a CDS encoding DUF2115 domain-containing protein, translating to MNRSELLNELKKEARYISNEDLSLARAAIMGAVEHVPEPYKTIYSSDYFTFLYENFLRLKGHKEIGIEEELDAEEYASLLGSIKDKSYPDDRKREALTRLSSLVLAYLVFIVKEPLHPVGMIFPGGMRITQKEPHYYCPVKGKQSETNISFCEFCICKDNSELE from the coding sequence ATGAACAGATCAGAACTCCTAAATGAACTCAAAAAAGAGGCCCGATACATCTCCAATGAGGACCTGAGCCTTGCCCGGGCTGCTATCATGGGGGCTGTAGAACACGTTCCGGAACCGTACAAGACGATCTATTCATCTGATTACTTCACTTTCCTTTACGAGAACTTCCTCAGGTTGAAAGGACATAAGGAGATTGGGATCGAAGAAGAACTTGATGCAGAGGAATACGCCTCCCTTCTGGGCAGCATAAAGGATAAAAGCTATCCAGATGACAGAAAAAGAGAGGCTTTAACAAGACTGAGTAGTCTTGTCCTTGCATATCTGGTCTTCATAGTAAAAGAGCCATTGCATCCTGTTGGGATGATCTTTCCGGGTGGCATGAGGATAACTCAGAAAGAACCGCATTATTACTGTCCTGTTAAGGGCAAGCAATCAGAGACCAATATCTCTTTTTGTGAGTTCTGTATCTGTAAGGATAATTCAGAATTAGAATAG